Proteins from one uncultured Cohaesibacter sp. genomic window:
- a CDS encoding sulfite exporter TauE/SafE family protein encodes MTDSILLLIAAFVVGLSKGGLASAAAIAVPMLALMMSPVKAAATLLPVYIVTDWIGVWLYRRDFSRRNLYILTPSLLFGIAIATIITPYTPEAALLVFTGSIGLWHCARAWLKRGQQEKVEAKILPGIFWGTLTGIASFITHSGAPPSQAYLLPQKLPKLQFAGTIAIAFAVGNLVKLPAYYAIGQLDGLNWKLILALAATGIIGTLVGRYLTQILPQAIYMRVIQIMLFALSCILFVRGLLELMPLLG; translated from the coding sequence ATGACCGACTCTATTCTATTGCTCATAGCGGCCTTCGTTGTTGGCCTGTCCAAAGGGGGATTGGCGTCCGCTGCAGCCATTGCCGTGCCGATGTTGGCTCTCATGATGAGCCCTGTTAAAGCCGCCGCAACGCTGTTGCCGGTCTATATTGTTACAGACTGGATTGGGGTGTGGCTTTACCGGAGAGATTTTTCGCGGCGAAATCTCTATATTCTGACGCCGTCGCTTCTGTTTGGCATCGCCATCGCAACCATCATCACCCCTTACACTCCTGAAGCGGCGTTGCTGGTCTTTACCGGCAGCATCGGCCTCTGGCATTGCGCCAGAGCATGGTTGAAGCGTGGACAGCAGGAAAAGGTTGAGGCCAAAATTCTTCCCGGTATCTTTTGGGGAACACTTACAGGCATCGCCAGTTTCATCACCCATTCCGGAGCGCCACCATCGCAGGCCTATCTGCTGCCGCAGAAACTGCCCAAGCTGCAATTTGCGGGCACCATCGCTATTGCCTTTGCTGTCGGCAATCTGGTGAAACTACCCGCTTATTATGCCATAGGACAGTTGGATGGTCTTAACTGGAAGCTCATTCTGGCACTGGCCGCAACGGGTATTATCGGCACATTGGTTGGGCGCTACCTGACCCAAATCTTGCCTCAGGCGATCTATATGCGCGTCATCCAGATCATGTTGTTTGCGCTCTCCTGTATCCTGTTTGTGCGCGGCCTTCTGGAGCTTATGCCTCTCTTGGGATAG
- the iolB gene encoding 5-deoxy-glucuronate isomerase yields the protein MSYDLHRKPQGESGKIHDITPESAGWTYVGFGLYDLKPGDTAAEATGDREVILVMLEGYAEISGAGQDFGKIGSRDSVFEPVAPQSVYIPNDSDWSLVAVTDCKVAVCSAPGMGGHKAQLLEAPERVTKGKGANTRHIFPIAMEDYDVADSLLVTECVTPSGHWSSYPPHRHDSDNFPSITHLEESYYHRLNPAKGYAHQRVYNDSGSMDETFTVHDGEVVLVPEGYHPCGAPYGYDLYYLNVMAGPLRKWRFQNHPDHDWIAQRDA from the coding sequence ATGTCTTATGATTTGCATCGCAAGCCGCAGGGAGAGAGCGGCAAGATACATGATATCACGCCGGAAAGCGCTGGCTGGACCTATGTTGGCTTCGGTCTCTATGACTTGAAGCCGGGAGACACAGCGGCTGAAGCGACGGGGGATCGTGAAGTGATCCTTGTCATGCTGGAAGGCTATGCTGAAATTTCTGGCGCCGGGCAGGACTTCGGCAAGATCGGTAGCCGTGATAGTGTATTCGAACCGGTTGCCCCGCAGTCGGTCTATATCCCGAATGACAGTGACTGGTCGCTGGTTGCCGTGACCGATTGCAAGGTTGCTGTTTGTTCGGCTCCAGGCATGGGCGGCCATAAGGCACAGCTACTGGAAGCGCCAGAACGGGTGACAAAAGGCAAGGGAGCCAACACCCGACATATCTTCCCGATTGCCATGGAAGATTATGATGTTGCCGACAGTCTGCTCGTGACCGAATGCGTCACGCCTTCTGGCCACTGGTCTTCTTATCCGCCGCATCGTCATGATAGCGACAATTTCCCGTCCATCACGCATCTGGAAGAAAGCTATTATCATCGCCTGAACCCGGCCAAGGGCTATGCACACCAGCGCGTTTACAATGATAGTGGCTCTATGGACGAGACCTTCACGGTGCATGATGGCGAAGTGGTTCTGGTGCCCGAAGGCTACCATCCCTGCGGAGCGCCTTACGGCTATGACCTTTATTATCTCAATGTGATGGCTGGGCCTCTGCGCAAATGGCGTTTCCAGAACCATCCCGATCATGACTGGATCGCACAACGCGACGCCTGA
- the iolC gene encoding 5-dehydro-2-deoxygluconokinase produces MQKTLDLITIGRSSVDLYGSQVGGRLEDMRSFEKYIGGSPTNMAAGTAKLGVRSAVITRVGDEHMGRFIREELQSLGVDTRGVKTDPERLTALAILGIRDKEQFPLIFYRENCADMALCEEDIDPDFIAEARCVTVTGTHLSHPRTKAAVLKALRLAKENGAKTALDIDYRPNLWGLSGHGDGENRFIASEEVTRQLQETLSLFDLIVGTEEEFHIAGGTTVTLDALKIVREVSEATLVCKRGPMGATAFTGSIPDALDDGESGPGFPIEVFNVLGAGDGFMSGLLKGWLDGTDWVTALTYANACGAFAVSRHGCTPAYPSWEELQFFLQRGVKTPALRKDNELEQIHWSTNRHKAWPDVRIFAFDHRIQLERMCDELDVPREHIGAFKKLCLEATMQVSEGRDGYGILCDNRVGQEALHAAADKGLWIGRPVEFPASCPLAFEEELGPDCGGLKEWPQNHIVKVLCYCHPDDEIALRDQQEATLLKLAAAARNNRLDLLVELITSPVGPVDDMSAAKLINRLYEIGIYPDWWKLEPMKTDAAWRNACQAVDEHDPHCRGIVVLGLASDMDALGPALRIAAAHPLVKGFAVGRTIMNATALQWFGGEVDDATAVRQLTDNYQALCTLWDEARSSALRAKNIAS; encoded by the coding sequence ATGCAAAAGACACTTGATCTAATAACAATTGGACGCAGCTCGGTGGATCTGTACGGAAGTCAGGTCGGCGGTAGACTGGAAGATATGCGGTCCTTTGAGAAATATATCGGAGGGAGCCCCACCAACATGGCCGCAGGTACGGCCAAGCTAGGCGTTCGCTCTGCGGTTATTACCCGGGTGGGTGACGAGCATATGGGACGCTTCATAAGGGAGGAGTTGCAGTCTCTGGGCGTCGATACGCGCGGTGTGAAAACCGATCCGGAGCGTTTGACGGCACTGGCTATTCTCGGCATCAGGGATAAGGAGCAGTTTCCCCTTATCTTTTATCGCGAGAATTGTGCCGACATGGCTTTGTGCGAAGAAGATATTGATCCGGATTTCATCGCTGAGGCGCGCTGTGTCACCGTGACCGGCACCCATTTGAGCCATCCTCGCACCAAGGCGGCGGTGCTCAAGGCGCTGAGGCTTGCGAAAGAAAATGGAGCCAAAACGGCGCTGGATATTGACTACCGCCCCAATCTCTGGGGGCTTTCCGGGCATGGAGATGGGGAAAACCGCTTTATCGCTTCCGAAGAGGTCACGCGTCAGCTTCAGGAAACCCTGTCCCTGTTCGATCTGATTGTTGGCACAGAAGAAGAATTCCATATTGCGGGCGGAACGACAGTCACGCTCGATGCCCTCAAGATTGTGCGCGAGGTGAGCGAAGCGACCCTTGTGTGCAAACGAGGCCCCATGGGTGCAACTGCCTTTACCGGCTCCATTCCCGACGCGCTCGATGATGGTGAGTCAGGCCCCGGATTTCCCATCGAAGTATTCAATGTGCTCGGCGCAGGGGATGGCTTCATGTCCGGGCTCTTGAAGGGGTGGCTTGATGGTACGGACTGGGTCACGGCTCTGACCTACGCCAACGCTTGTGGCGCCTTTGCCGTCAGTCGCCATGGCTGCACGCCTGCTTATCCTTCCTGGGAAGAATTACAATTCTTCTTGCAACGCGGCGTCAAGACGCCCGCCTTGCGCAAGGACAATGAGCTGGAGCAAATTCACTGGTCGACCAATCGCCACAAGGCCTGGCCGGATGTGCGGATTTTCGCTTTTGATCATCGTATCCAGCTTGAGCGCATGTGCGATGAGCTTGATGTGCCACGGGAGCATATTGGTGCTTTCAAGAAGCTCTGCCTTGAGGCGACCATGCAGGTTTCCGAAGGGCGAGATGGCTATGGCATCCTGTGTGACAATCGGGTCGGGCAGGAAGCGCTGCATGCCGCAGCTGACAAGGGGCTTTGGATCGGACGTCCGGTTGAGTTTCCGGCATCCTGTCCACTTGCCTTCGAAGAGGAACTTGGTCCTGATTGTGGTGGCCTCAAGGAATGGCCCCAGAACCATATCGTCAAGGTGCTCTGCTACTGTCATCCGGATGATGAGATAGCCTTGCGCGATCAGCAGGAAGCCACATTGCTGAAACTGGCTGCTGCAGCGCGCAACAACCGGCTTGATCTGCTGGTCGAACTGATTACCTCTCCGGTCGGCCCTGTCGATGATATGTCGGCAGCCAAGCTGATCAATCGTCTTTATGAAATCGGTATCTATCCGGATTGGTGGAAGCTTGAACCCATGAAGACCGATGCAGCCTGGCGGAATGCCTGTCAGGCGGTTGATGAGCATGATCCTCATTGTCGCGGCATCGTAGTCTTGGGATTGGCGTCGGACATGGACGCTCTTGGCCCGGCTCTCCGGATTGCCGCAGCCCATCCGCTGGTCAAGGGATTTGCCGTCGGGCGCACCATCATGAATGCAACGGCGCTGCAATGGTTTGGAGGCGAAGTGGATGACGCAACGGCGGTACGCCAGCTGACAGACAATTATCAAGCCCTTTGTACCCTATGGGATGAAGCTCGTTCTTCTGCCCTGAGGGCCAAGAATATCGCTAGTTAG